The following are encoded in a window of Verrucomicrobiota bacterium genomic DNA:
- a CDS encoding MATE family efflux transporter, which produces MWCWLKNRWRGEGGYRELLQMALPLVVSMGITSLQLFVDRVFLGWYSGKTMAASMQAGIAAFTIIVLFTSTAAYCNTFVAQYVGARRPDRVGLAVWQGAFFALGAWVVFLIASVFAGPLLDLVGHEAGLRVHEVTYFRIVLGGAGISVLSAALSSFFTGRGDTITVMLVTSLSVVINVGLNYLWIFGHAGFPEMGIAGAAWATVVANAVGACLFMLLMLRRRHRERFATASGFRFDRNLFVRLMRFGFPAGLTGMLDVLVWTIFLSLIGRVTTTGLIATAAAFSINQLAFMPMFGIGVSLSTLVGRRQGEYRPDVAARTVWSGIHLVTVYMVTIAACYVLVPRLFLALLAVNADPEEFRTYASTTIVLLRYVALYTVFDGFTITFISALRGAGDTRFPLIAATAVSYGLVVVPNWILYATGHATLYRFWTFTTACVIALSFVMLFRFLGGKWRSMRVIEEEVPPPYIAPHPDVPPLDIE; this is translated from the coding sequence ATGTGGTGCTGGCTGAAAAACCGATGGCGCGGCGAGGGCGGCTACCGCGAGCTGCTCCAGATGGCGCTGCCCCTCGTCGTCAGCATGGGCATCACGAGCCTCCAGCTCTTCGTCGATCGCGTCTTCCTCGGCTGGTACTCGGGCAAGACCATGGCCGCCTCGATGCAGGCCGGCATCGCGGCCTTCACGATCATCGTGCTGTTCACCAGCACGGCCGCCTACTGCAACACCTTTGTGGCCCAATACGTCGGCGCCCGCCGGCCCGACCGCGTTGGCCTCGCCGTGTGGCAGGGCGCGTTCTTCGCCCTGGGCGCTTGGGTCGTCTTCCTCATCGCATCGGTGTTCGCAGGACCCCTGCTCGATCTCGTCGGCCACGAGGCCGGACTCCGCGTCCACGAGGTGACCTACTTCCGCATCGTCCTCGGCGGCGCCGGCATCAGTGTGCTCTCCGCGGCCCTTTCATCGTTCTTCACCGGCCGCGGCGACACGATCACCGTCATGCTGGTGACCTCACTTTCTGTCGTCATCAATGTCGGTCTCAACTACCTGTGGATCTTCGGCCACGCGGGCTTCCCAGAGATGGGCATCGCCGGCGCCGCCTGGGCCACCGTCGTCGCCAACGCCGTCGGCGCCTGCCTGTTCATGCTGCTCATGCTCCGCCGCCGCCACCGCGAGCGGTTCGCCACCGCGTCCGGCTTCCGCTTCGACAGGAATCTCTTCGTCCGACTCATGCGGTTCGGCTTCCCAGCGGGCTTGACCGGCATGCTTGACGTGCTCGTGTGGACCATCTTCCTCAGTCTCATCGGCAGGGTGACCACGACCGGACTGATCGCCACCGCGGCGGCGTTCAGCATCAATCAGCTCGCGTTCATGCCCATGTTCGGCATCGGCGTCTCCCTGTCCACACTCGTCGGGCGCCGCCAGGGCGAGTACCGCCCAGACGTCGCCGCCCGCACGGTCTGGTCGGGCATCCACCTGGTGACGGTCTACATGGTGACCATCGCCGCCTGCTACGTGCTGGTGCCCCGGCTGTTTCTTGCACTGCTTGCCGTCAACGCCGATCCGGAGGAGTTCCGCACATACGCCTCCACCACGATCGTGCTGCTGCGTTACGTCGCTCTCTACACCGTCTTCGACGGCTTCACCATTACCTTCATCTCCGCCTTACGCGGCGCCGGCGACACGCGTTTCCCCCTGATCGCGGCCACCGCGGTTTCATATGGTCTCGTCGTCGTGCCGAACTGGATCCTCTACGCCACCGGCCACGCCACCCTTTACCGGTTTTGGACCTTCACAACCGCCTGCGTCATTGCGCTCTCGTTCGTCATGCTGTTCAGGTTCCTCGGCGGCAAGTGGCGCTCGATGCGCGTCATCGAGGAAGAGGTCCCGCCCCCCTACATTGCCCCGCATCCGGACGTGCCGCCCCTCGATATCGAGTGA
- a CDS encoding helix-turn-helix domain-containing protein yields the protein MNVQELGQRIRARREKCGLKQCDVAAALQVSPQAVSKWERGENAPDIALLPSLCKLVGVSVDWLLGCYGEDRDVFEATVFSSGVQNAREMSESLEPRAFAAWTNSVCHQVTEAVLQHGGVPIKHRGPGLLCFFAGSEHRERAVRSAISAKKASSVPLKIGIATGRIYFGPIGHPDYAQPDIMGEAVSLASLVAGWAAANTTSGIAASALTAAGLTAPFSFGQEEQTQFTGISHPVEVCELES from the coding sequence ATGAACGTGCAGGAGCTCGGACAGAGGATCCGCGCTCGTCGAGAGAAGTGCGGCCTCAAACAGTGCGATGTGGCGGCGGCGCTCCAGGTCAGCCCGCAGGCTGTATCGAAGTGGGAGCGTGGCGAGAACGCCCCGGACATCGCCCTGCTGCCCTCGCTCTGCAAGCTGGTGGGTGTTTCGGTCGACTGGCTTCTGGGCTGCTACGGGGAGGACCGCGACGTGTTCGAGGCGACGGTCTTCTCCTCGGGCGTGCAGAACGCACGCGAGATGTCCGAGAGCCTCGAGCCGCGCGCGTTCGCCGCGTGGACCAACAGCGTTTGCCACCAGGTCACCGAAGCCGTTCTGCAGCACGGCGGCGTGCCGATCAAGCATAGGGGACCGGGCCTGCTCTGCTTTTTCGCGGGCTCGGAGCACCGCGAGCGGGCTGTCCGGAGTGCGATCAGCGCGAAGAAGGCCTCGTCAGTTCCGCTCAAGATCGGCATCGCCACCGGACGCATCTACTTCGGACCGATCGGGCATCCTGACTACGCGCAACCGGACATCATGGGTGAAGCGGTGAGCCTTGCCAGCTTGGTCGCCGGATGGGCTGCTGCGAACACGACGAGCGGCATCGCCGCAAGCGCGTTAACAGCCGCCGGTCTCACGGCGCCTTTTTCGTTCGGCCAGGAAGAACAGACGCAATTCACCGGGATCAGCCACCCGGTTGAGGTGTGCGAACTCGAAAGCTGA
- a CDS encoding MATE family efflux transporter, which translates to MAMGLGQCISDRWRGEGGYGELLKVAFPLIVSTGMWSLQHVIDRTFLSWYANEAVAASTNSGIASLAVLCLFTGTASYANTFVAQYMGAGRPGRVGRAVWQAAFFSLAAGVVLFVVSRFGSGVFSSVNHAPELARAESIYFRITLGGSVFLVLGTALSTFFSGREVTSTVMIVTAVAVAVNVILDYVWIFGHLGFPAMGITGAAWATVVSNAVYALAFFLLMVRPRHRVEFGTMSGFRFDADLFHRLLRFGLPTGVSYSLEVTVWAVFVLVIGSYSVAQSAANAVANNINTLIYMPLFGVAIAVSTLVGRYQGERRPQAAARAAWSGVHLAVVHTLVFSALVIVVPGAFIFIFSAKADPVAFRPVAELTATLLWFVAFEAVFDGLSIILQGALKGAGDTRFPMVAMISLSWGIVGVPSLMLYLLGVRNIYLNWALAAAYFVVLSMVMLGRFLGGKWRTMRVIEDHVPPPRLGPYTEAPLAEAE; encoded by the coding sequence ATGGCTATGGGGCTCGGGCAGTGCATTTCAGACCGATGGCGCGGCGAGGGCGGCTACGGCGAGCTGCTCAAGGTGGCATTCCCCCTCATCGTGAGCACGGGGATGTGGAGCCTCCAGCACGTGATCGACCGCACGTTCCTGTCGTGGTACGCCAACGAGGCTGTCGCCGCCTCGACGAACAGCGGGATCGCTTCGCTCGCCGTCCTGTGTCTGTTCACGGGCACGGCGTCCTATGCGAACACCTTCGTCGCGCAGTACATGGGCGCGGGCCGTCCGGGCCGCGTCGGGCGGGCCGTGTGGCAGGCCGCCTTCTTCAGTCTCGCCGCGGGCGTTGTCCTGTTTGTCGTCTCGCGCTTCGGGTCGGGCGTCTTTTCGTCCGTCAACCACGCGCCCGAGCTGGCCCGCGCCGAGAGCATCTACTTCCGCATCACGCTCGGCGGCTCGGTCTTCCTCGTGCTGGGCACCGCGTTGTCGACGTTCTTCAGCGGACGCGAGGTTACGTCGACCGTCATGATCGTCACGGCCGTCGCGGTCGCCGTCAACGTGATCCTTGACTACGTCTGGATCTTCGGCCACCTCGGCTTTCCGGCAATGGGCATCACCGGAGCCGCGTGGGCCACGGTCGTCTCGAATGCCGTCTATGCGCTCGCCTTCTTCCTGCTCATGGTGCGGCCCCGCCACCGCGTCGAGTTCGGCACGATGTCCGGGTTCCGGTTCGACGCCGACCTGTTCCATCGTCTGCTCCGCTTCGGTCTGCCCACGGGCGTGAGCTACTCGCTCGAAGTGACCGTCTGGGCCGTATTCGTCCTGGTGATCGGCTCCTACAGCGTCGCCCAGAGCGCGGCCAACGCCGTGGCGAATAACATCAACACTCTGATCTACATGCCGCTGTTCGGCGTGGCGATCGCGGTCTCGACCCTCGTCGGACGATACCAGGGCGAGCGCAGGCCACAGGCCGCGGCCCGCGCGGCGTGGTCGGGCGTTCACCTGGCGGTGGTCCACACGCTCGTCTTCTCTGCGCTGGTCATCGTCGTCCCGGGCGCCTTCATCTTCATCTTCTCGGCGAAGGCTGATCCCGTCGCGTTCCGGCCCGTGGCCGAGCTGACCGCCACGCTGCTGTGGTTCGTTGCGTTCGAGGCGGTCTTCGATGGCCTGTCAATTATCCTCCAGGGCGCGCTGAAAGGCGCCGGCGACACGCGCTTCCCGATGGTGGCCATGATCAGCCTGTCGTGGGGCATTGTCGGCGTGCCGAGCCTCATGCTCTACCTGCTCGGGGTTCGGAACATCTACCTCAACTGGGCCCTGGCCGCCGCCTACTTCGTCGTGCTCTCGATGGTGATGCTCGGCCGTTTTCTCGGCGGCAAGTGGCGCACGATGCGCGTCATCGAGGACCACGTCCCGCCTCCGCGACTCGGGCCGTACACGGAGGCCCCTCTCGCCGAGGCCGAATAG